The genomic region GGCCGAGCGCGCGCAGATGGCGCATGCCGGCCGCGTCGGATTCTGTGAACGCCAGGTATTTTCCGCGCCACGCGGGACGCACGCTCCGGTCGCCGATCGAAAAATCGCGCACGTGCAGTTCGTAGATCGTCATGTCGGTGGGCGAGTCCAGCGGCGCCGGAGGCGACATGCCGACCCAACCCACGGGCTGGGTGGTGGAATGATCGAGGTCGAGGACCACGCTGCGCTTCGAATCGGCCGTCAGCCCGACCGAGTAGGGATCGGTGACGCGATTGCGGACGATGCCGACGCCGGGCACGAACACATCGACGAGGAAGGCATAGCGCTGCCCGTGCAGCGCGCCGGGCAGATCCAGCGTCCACACGCCGGTAGCGTCGTCCGCGCGTGCCGGGAGCGCGCGCGTGCTCTTCGCATACAGGCAGACCGCGACCGCGCGCGCGGTCGGCGCCCACAGCGCGAACCGGGTGGCGAAGTCCTCCGAGATCGCCGGTTGCCCATGACGGTGCACGCCCAGCGTGGCGTTCTCCGCTGCCGCATACAGATCGTCCAGCGCGCCCGGCGTCTGCAGCGCAGTGGCGTCGAGCACGCGGCCCGCCTCGTCTTCGCGCACCAGCAGCAGCTGGCCGCGCAGCAGCGCCGGCAGCGCGGCGGCATCGGCCGCGTCGAGCAGCAGACGCGGGCCATCGCCGATGAACCTGAAGCGTTCGGCCAATGCGGCGGTCATCTCGACCTTGGCCTGCTGTAGCCCGAGATGCCCGTCGGCGCCGCTCACCGGCCGGCCCGCCACCACGCGCAGCCGCGCGGTGGCGGCGTGGTAGAGCCGGAAGCGCGCAGCGCCGTCGGTCTTCGCGCCGGGCCATTGGATCAGACGACGGTCCAGCCAGTAAGCACGTGCGTCGCGGGCGGGCTCGGCGGCCGGATGCAGCACGGTCGCGGCGTCGTTGGCATCGCAGGCGGCGCGCAGCGCATCCAGGGGCGGGGCGGCCATCGCCGCAGCCGGCAGCAGCATGGCAAGCAGCGACATGAATACGTATGCAGGCCGCCACCGCGCAGGGCCGTCTCGCCGCACTGCAGGATGACCGGTGGCCGTCGTCGTCGCATACTTGTCGCGCATTTCAATGAGACTTCGCTGCATGAACGCTGTGCCTGTCGTCGAAAACAATCGTGTGTCCGAAATCGTGATCGTGGGCGGCGGGACGGCCGGCTGGATGACCGCTGCCGCACTGTCGAAGGTGCTGAATCGATCCTATTCGATCCGGCTGGTCGAATCCGAGGAAATCGGCATCGTCGGCGTGGGCGAAGCCACGATACCGATGATCAAGCTCTACAACACTGCGCTGGATCTGGACGAGGCCGAATTCCTCCGCAATACGAAAGGCTCGTTCAAGCTCGGCATCGAGTTCGTGAACTGGGGCCGGGTCGGCGACAGCTACATCCACGGCTTCGGCAAGATCGGCCAGGACCTGGGCATGGTCGCGTTCTACCAGTATTGGCTGAAGATGCGCCAGGCCGGCAAGGCGGCGCCGCTGGACGATTATTCGATCAACACCGTCGCCGCGCGCCAGAACAAGTTCATGCATCCGGTCAGCGATCGCCCGAACTCGCCGCTGGCGGACATCGCCTACGCCTACCACTTCGATGCCGGACTCTACGCACGCTATCTGCGCGGCTTCGCCGAAGCGCGCGGGGTGGTCCGTACCGAAGGCAAGGTGATCGGCGTCGAACAGAATCCCGAAACCGGCTTCGTCAACGCGATCACGCTCGACAACGGCGAACGCATCCCCGGCCAGCTGTTCATCGACTGCTCGGGCTTCCGCGGCCTGCTGATCGAACAGACGCTCAAGACCGGCTATATCGACTGGACCCATTGGTTGCCGTGCGACCGCGCGGCGGCGGTGCCGTGCACCCGCACCACGCCGCTCACGCCATACACGCGCTCGACCGCGCGCGACGCCGGCTGGCAATGGCGCATCCCGCTGCAG from Lysobacter sp. harbors:
- a CDS encoding tryptophan 7-halogenase, translating into MNAVPVVENNRVSEIVIVGGGTAGWMTAAALSKVLNRSYSIRLVESEEIGIVGVGEATIPMIKLYNTALDLDEAEFLRNTKGSFKLGIEFVNWGRVGDSYIHGFGKIGQDLGMVAFYQYWLKMRQAGKAAPLDDYSINTVAARQNKFMHPVSDRPNSPLADIAYAYHFDAGLYARYLRGFAEARGVVRTEGKVIGVEQNPETGFVNAITLDNGERIPGQLFIDCSGFRGLLIEQTLKTGYIDWTHWLPCDRAAAVPCTRTTPLTPYTRSTARDAGWQWRIPLQHRVGNGHVFSSQHISEDEAVATLMANLEGEALAEPRVLRFVTGKRRKFWNKNVVAIGLASGFMEPLESTSIHLIQSSIARLTAFFPHAGFDQTDIDEFNQHADFEFDKIRDFLIMHYHATERDDTPFWNYCRTMDVPESLTRKMELFRSNGRIFRECSELFAEPSWMQVMYGQRVEPRSYHAMVDVYPEEKIIEYMEGIRGVIANCTRVMPTHEEFIAKHCAAKPM